From Pseudodesulfovibrio sp. S3, one genomic window encodes:
- a CDS encoding M15 family metallopeptidase, protein MFERSVKTVFCLLLLCAFQAVPALGASPLPDGFVHVDECIPGVVLDVRYYSDDNFVGERIRGYLAPRVILSEPAARALAAVQAELTPFGLGIKVFDGYRPQQAVDHFVRWAADAKDTRMKTKYYPDVQKKHLLRDGFIAGKSGHSRGSTVDLTIIDKLTGTELDMGSSFDFFGRKSWPTDTGISPQARANRALLSNIMQRNGFKPLQREWWHFTLIDEPYPDTYFNFPVQ, encoded by the coding sequence ATGTTTGAAAGATCCGTCAAGACCGTCTTTTGCCTGCTGTTGCTGTGCGCTTTTCAGGCCGTCCCGGCCCTGGGCGCCTCCCCGTTGCCGGACGGCTTCGTCCATGTGGATGAGTGCATCCCCGGAGTGGTCCTCGACGTTCGCTATTATTCCGACGACAACTTCGTCGGCGAACGCATCCGCGGATATCTGGCGCCGAGGGTGATCCTCTCAGAACCGGCAGCCAGGGCCCTTGCGGCAGTACAGGCGGAATTGACCCCGTTCGGCCTGGGCATCAAGGTCTTTGACGGATATCGCCCACAACAGGCCGTCGACCACTTCGTGCGCTGGGCCGCCGACGCCAAGGACACCCGGATGAAGACGAAGTACTACCCGGACGTACAGAAAAAGCACCTGCTCAGGGACGGCTTCATCGCTGGGAAATCCGGCCATTCCCGAGGCTCCACCGTGGACCTGACCATTATCGACAAGCTTACCGGAACCGAACTGGACATGGGCAGCTCCTTTGATTTCTTCGGCAGGAAATCCTGGCCGACCGACACCGGAATCAGCCCCCAGGCCAGGGCCAACCGGGCTTTGCTCAGCAACATCATGCAGCGGAACGGCTTCAAGCCCCTCCAAAGAGAATGGTGGCATTTCACCCTGATCGACGAACCCTACCCGGACACCTATTTCAATTTTCCGGTGCAGTGA
- a CDS encoding ABC transporter ATP-binding protein, which produces MGEVVIKGVERSFGDTVACSGIDLDIAKGEFFTFLGPSGCGKTTILRLIAGFITPQSGSIFLGGRDITRLAPEKRKVGMVFQNYALFPYMTVHENIEYGLKIQKKSPEEIRGSVARHMDMVGLTGFGQRRISELSGGEQQRVALARSLAVEPRVLLLDEPMSNLDARLRDRMRVELKNLQRKLGITTVFVTHDQTEALTLSDRIAVFDKGRIVQVGTPEEIYGKPKNAFVAKFIGDTNLLETRWKDGRATVADGLDIQVNGQYGKGKYLSIRPQDISLTKEPAASANCLEGRLADRQLNGVWINYVVQVKDITLRVAALNTMGRNIDCREGNTVFASFPEQCVTVLDE; this is translated from the coding sequence ATGGGAGAAGTGGTCATCAAGGGGGTTGAAAGATCCTTTGGCGACACCGTCGCCTGTTCAGGCATTGATCTGGACATAGCCAAAGGGGAATTCTTCACCTTTCTGGGCCCCTCCGGCTGCGGCAAGACAACCATATTGCGTCTGATTGCGGGGTTCATTACCCCGCAATCGGGCAGCATTTTCCTGGGGGGCCGGGACATCACCCGCCTGGCCCCGGAAAAGCGCAAGGTGGGCATGGTGTTCCAGAACTATGCCCTTTTCCCATATATGACCGTCCACGAAAACATCGAATACGGACTGAAGATACAGAAAAAGTCCCCGGAGGAAATCCGTGGGTCCGTCGCAAGGCACATGGACATGGTCGGCCTGACCGGCTTCGGCCAGCGCAGGATTTCCGAACTCTCGGGCGGCGAACAGCAGCGGGTGGCCTTGGCCCGGTCCCTGGCCGTGGAGCCGCGGGTGCTGCTGCTGGACGAACCCATGTCCAACCTGGACGCCCGGCTGCGCGACCGCATGCGCGTGGAGCTGAAGAACCTGCAGCGAAAGCTCGGCATCACCACCGTGTTCGTGACCCACGACCAGACCGAGGCGCTGACCCTGTCCGACCGCATAGCGGTGTTCGACAAGGGACGCATTGTCCAGGTGGGCACCCCGGAAGAGATCTACGGCAAACCGAAAAACGCCTTTGTCGCCAAGTTCATCGGCGATACCAACCTGCTGGAAACCCGGTGGAAGGACGGCAGGGCAACCGTGGCCGACGGACTGGATATTCAGGTGAACGGCCAATACGGCAAAGGGAAATACCTCTCCATCCGGCCCCAGGACATCTCGCTCACAAAAGAACCGGCTGCCAGTGCCAACTGCCTTGAAGGCCGTCTGGCGGACAGGCAGCTCAACGGCGTCTGGATCAATTACGTGGTGCAGGTGAAGGACATCACCCTGCGCGTGGCAGCGCTGAACACCATGGGCCGGAACATCGATTGCCGGGAAGGGAACACCGTCTTTGCCTCGTTCCCCGAACAGTGCGTCACGGTACTGGACGAGTGA
- a CDS encoding iron ABC transporter permease, whose translation MIRRSIRSLPGCMVIAALIWFLTGYILYPALSTLKISLTHLDGFTTARYLDYFATATNLLVLKNSIVLGLLTVLTCGFVGTALAFAVHYFEFPFKQTVDKILLLPVMMPGIIIVYAFEQLYGESGLVTKTLETILGLGSAPYHFIGLPGILLVHTYTQYVYFYIAVSLAIRHIDLAVLESARSLGASKFKVFTSVIRPFITPALITAAAVTFMTGIGSFAAPSIIGGSYKVLTTQILLAKANNYMGIAAVQVVVLTFLSLIFFALLRWYEKRMLFDSSVKGVPIQPVRMRNPVARYALYLLAGFLMLAIFLPFATIIVLSFADSSSWMISVYPREFTVDNFRAIFTRARKLQPFLTSVNMSLLAAFLCLLVAVPASYIIEKTRLKVRWLIEFLVILPWAMPASAVAVNLINANSTPNIFAFNTILLGTYILLPLGYFINSLPIMVKTVHISFQNLSDTLTEASKSLGASGFQTCCKVSLPTLYPGLLAGFLFVFIRSIGEYTTSTFLYTASNKPVSIAMVNAVFEYEMGLSMAYGTLLIILTGVLSLVISRLRMKTTA comes from the coding sequence ATGATAAGACGGAGCATTCGCAGTTTGCCGGGCTGCATGGTGATCGCGGCCCTGATCTGGTTCCTGACGGGGTACATCCTGTATCCCGCACTCTCCACACTCAAGATCAGCCTCACGCACCTCGACGGATTCACGACCGCCCGCTACCTGGATTATTTCGCCACCGCCACCAACCTGCTGGTGCTGAAGAACTCCATCGTGCTCGGCCTGCTGACCGTCTTGACGTGCGGTTTTGTCGGCACAGCCCTGGCTTTTGCCGTGCACTATTTCGAGTTTCCCTTCAAACAGACCGTGGACAAGATACTGCTGCTCCCGGTGATGATGCCCGGAATCATCATCGTATACGCCTTTGAGCAACTCTACGGGGAAAGCGGGCTGGTCACCAAGACCCTTGAAACGATCCTCGGCCTTGGAAGCGCCCCCTACCATTTCATCGGGTTGCCGGGAATCCTGCTCGTCCACACCTACACGCAATACGTCTATTTCTACATCGCGGTTTCACTGGCCATCCGGCACATCGACCTGGCCGTGCTGGAGAGTGCCCGGAGTCTGGGCGCATCAAAATTCAAGGTCTTCACTTCGGTCATCCGGCCCTTCATCACCCCTGCCCTGATCACCGCCGCAGCCGTGACCTTCATGACCGGCATCGGCTCCTTTGCCGCCCCGAGCATCATCGGGGGAAGCTACAAGGTGCTGACCACCCAGATACTGCTGGCCAAGGCCAACAACTACATGGGCATTGCCGCCGTTCAGGTGGTGGTGCTGACCTTTTTGTCCCTGATTTTCTTCGCCTTGCTCCGGTGGTACGAAAAGCGGATGCTCTTCGATTCTTCCGTGAAGGGCGTTCCCATACAACCCGTGAGAATGCGCAACCCGGTGGCCCGATACGCCCTGTATCTCCTGGCCGGTTTCCTGATGTTGGCGATCTTCCTGCCCTTCGCGACCATCATAGTGCTGTCGTTCGCGGACTCCAGCTCCTGGATGATCAGCGTCTACCCGCGAGAATTCACCGTGGACAACTTCCGGGCCATATTCACCCGCGCAAGGAAACTCCAGCCCTTTCTGACCAGCGTGAACATGTCGCTGCTGGCAGCGTTCCTCTGCCTCCTGGTGGCCGTTCCGGCCTCCTACATCATCGAAAAAACGCGGCTGAAAGTACGCTGGCTCATCGAATTCCTGGTCATCCTGCCCTGGGCCATGCCCGCCAGCGCCGTGGCCGTCAACCTGATCAACGCCAACTCCACACCCAACATTTTCGCCTTCAACACGATCCTGCTGGGAACCTACATCCTCCTTCCCCTGGGATATTTCATCAACTCCCTGCCCATCATGGTCAAGACCGTCCATATCTCCTTCCAGAACCTGAGCGACACTTTGACGGAAGCCTCCAAAAGTCTGGGAGCTTCGGGATTCCAGACCTGTTGCAAGGTCAGCCTGCCCACCCTCTATCCGGGACTGCTGGCCGGTTTCCTGTTCGTGTTCATCCGAAGCATCGGGGAATACACGACCTCGACGTTCCTCTACACGGCCTCCAACAAGCCGGTCTCCATCGCCATGGTCAACGCCGTCTTCGAGTACGAAATGGGACTGTCCATGGCCTACGGCACCCTGCTCATCATCCTGACCGGCGTGTTGAGCCTGGTCATCAGTCGACTGCGCATGAAAACAACAGCCTGA
- a CDS encoding protein phosphatase 2C domain-containing protein gives MNEDFHFVHGNQFGVFDGATSLTQATYRGGRTGGFLASNIAGKTFMDEKTSLLELAGKANSSIRDAMRESGVDLSDKGYLWSTSAAVVRLYDDRFEWVQIGDCLVMIIHADGRREIIPSAFDHDLDTLNMWKEASGGTDAPIISALHDQILGVRRLSNVTYGVLNGEKEAMNFMNQGSMSLDTVSHILLFTDGLFLPKSDPNEREDFDLFSSLYLSGGLARVRNHIRAIEAQDAGCRTYPRFKAHDDIAAISIAFD, from the coding sequence ATGAACGAGGATTTCCATTTTGTGCATGGAAATCAATTCGGCGTTTTTGACGGTGCCACCAGCCTGACCCAGGCAACGTACCGAGGCGGACGCACCGGAGGTTTCCTGGCATCCAACATTGCAGGCAAAACCTTCATGGATGAAAAGACGTCCCTGCTTGAGCTGGCGGGCAAGGCGAATTCCTCCATTCGCGACGCCATGCGGGAATCCGGGGTCGACCTGAGCGACAAAGGATACCTGTGGAGCACCAGCGCGGCGGTCGTGCGCCTCTATGACGACCGTTTCGAATGGGTCCAGATAGGGGATTGCCTGGTCATGATCATCCATGCCGACGGCCGCCGTGAAATCATCCCGTCGGCCTTCGACCACGACCTGGATACCCTGAACATGTGGAAGGAAGCCTCCGGCGGGACCGACGCCCCGATCATTTCCGCCCTTCACGATCAGATATTGGGCGTCCGCAGGCTCTCGAATGTCACCTACGGGGTCCTCAACGGGGAAAAGGAAGCCATGAACTTCATGAATCAGGGTTCCATGTCCCTGGATACCGTCAGCCACATCCTCCTTTTCACCGACGGATTGTTCCTCCCCAAGTCCGACCCGAACGAGCGCGAGGATTTCGACCTCTTCTCATCATTATATTTAAGCGGCGGGCTTGCCCGTGTGCGCAACCACATCAGGGCAATCGAGGCGCAGGACGCGGGATGCCGCACATACCCCCGGTTCAAGGCCCACGACGACATTGCAGCAATCTCCATTGCCTTTGATTGA
- a CDS encoding extracellular solute-binding protein, giving the protein MRDLNGKVMRLAMAALMLVFCASPAPADTLEEKVVVYSTHGESMLELVADGFEKETGVKVEFINLKGELADRVRAEKANPQSDVMYGAPSSVFQELKGQDLFQPFTPSWADKVNPLFKDKEGYWIGTIQTPVLMFYNSEMLTAEDAPKDWKDLADPRYQGQMVFRNALSSSARATYSALLQQYEKQGNLDAGWALLKGVDANTKRYYGSGSMQFQAVGRKEAAISFAVLNSVIDNKIKNKMPLKVINAESGSPVITDGIAVIKGAKHPNAARAFVEYAGSAKVQAQLANKFNRMPTHPEAMADSPAWMSEITFKVMDVDWGDLASKQSAWMQHWDMEIKDSGKDTK; this is encoded by the coding sequence ATGCGAGATTTGAATGGGAAAGTGATGAGGCTGGCCATGGCGGCCCTGATGCTGGTCTTCTGTGCATCCCCCGCCCCGGCCGACACGCTGGAAGAAAAGGTGGTGGTCTACTCCACCCACGGCGAATCCATGCTGGAGCTGGTGGCGGACGGTTTCGAAAAGGAGACCGGGGTCAAGGTCGAATTCATCAACCTCAAGGGAGAACTGGCGGACAGGGTCCGCGCTGAAAAGGCCAACCCCCAATCCGACGTCATGTACGGCGCCCCCTCCTCGGTCTTTCAGGAACTGAAGGGCCAGGATCTTTTCCAGCCGTTCACCCCTTCATGGGCGGACAAGGTCAATCCCCTGTTCAAGGACAAGGAAGGATACTGGATCGGCACCATCCAGACGCCCGTGCTCATGTTCTACAACAGCGAGATGCTGACCGCCGAAGACGCTCCCAAGGACTGGAAGGATCTGGCCGATCCCCGCTACCAAGGCCAGATGGTGTTCAGAAACGCCCTCTCCTCTTCGGCCCGTGCCACCTACTCCGCATTGCTCCAGCAGTATGAAAAACAGGGCAACCTCGACGCGGGCTGGGCCTTGCTCAAGGGTGTGGACGCCAACACCAAGCGCTATTACGGCAGCGGTTCGATGCAGTTCCAGGCCGTGGGCAGGAAGGAAGCCGCCATCAGCTTCGCGGTGCTGAACTCCGTCATCGACAACAAGATCAAGAACAAGATGCCGCTCAAGGTCATCAACGCCGAAAGCGGCTCTCCGGTCATCACGGACGGCATCGCCGTCATCAAGGGCGCCAAGCATCCCAACGCAGCCAGGGCTTTTGTCGAATACGCGGGCAGCGCCAAGGTGCAGGCTCAACTGGCCAACAAGTTCAACCGCATGCCCACCCATCCCGAGGCCATGGCGGATTCCCCTGCATGGATGAGCGAGATCACCTTCAAGGTCATGGATGTGGACTGGGGCGACCTGGCCTCCAAACAGTCCGCGTGGATGCAGCATTGGGACATGGAGATCAAGGATTCCGGCAAGGACACAAAGTAG